The Eubacterium ventriosum genome includes the window GTTTTGGAGAAAGGTGAACTGTTATTTTTAAGCATGAATGCAGTGCAGGAGATTCTTCCGGCAAAGGAGAATGATGTTGCGGTTAATTTTATAATACTTCCAGAATTTTTTAACAAGGCACTTAATATGATTGAAATGGAAGAAAGTCCACTGAAAGATTTTATTATAGAATCTTTGGTTGGAAAAAAAGGCAATATAGCTATCTTCATTTTAAAGTTGCAGATGTTTTGCCTGTGCAGAATCTTATTGAAAATTTAATATGGACCATAAAGAATGATTCCCTAAATAAGCGAAGCATAAATCAGATTACAATGGGACTTCTTTTTGTTCAGCTTTTAAACAATACAGACAGAGTTGAGGTGGGCAATAATAGCGACGATAGAAAGCTTTTGATTACAATTCTAAGATACATAGAAGAGAATTACAAAGATGGTGAACTGACTAATTTGGCAAAGAACCTTAATTATGATGTGTATTGGATTAGCAAGAAGATTAAGGAGCTGACGGGAAGTACTTA containing:
- a CDS encoding AraC family transcriptional regulator, with the translated sequence MQNLIENLIWTIKNDSLNKRSINQITMGLLFVQLLNNTDRVEVGNNSDDRKLLITILRYIEENYKDGELTNLAKNLNYDVYWISKKIKELTGSTYTDLVQRKRLNQAVYYLTQTNIPIADIGLAIGYDNLSYFHRIFKARFGKTPKQYRDNYKK